From the genome of Streptomyces sp. NBC_01304:
TTCCGCCCGACCAGGGCGGCGGCCTGGCTGCTCTCGCTGCTGCTGATCGGCGCGGTCACGTATGCGATACGCGAACCGCTCCCGCTGAAGGCCGACGAGGCGCCCCACTTCAACCCGGTCTTCTACACGCTCGACCTGCTGCTCCCGATCGTGGACTTCGGTCAGGAGCGGCACTTCAGCCCGGACAACAGTGGGCTGCAGTGGTTGGCGTACGCACTCGTCATCATGGGCTGGATCCTCGCCACGACCATCGTGGCGGGCGTCACGCGCAGCGTCAGCCGGCAGTAGCGCCGCCGTCTCCCGGTGCGGGGCTCAGACGATCCGCAGGTGCGGCGTGCCCCGCCTGGGCGCGGGCGCCCCGGTGTCGCGTACCACCAACGTCAGCCGCGTGAGCCCGAGTTCCGCCAGGGCGGACGGGGTCTCGGTGATGATCCGGCAGGTGGTGCGGCCGTGCTCGTGATCGGGGTGGTGCAGGGGACGCACCGCGCCGTCGTGGTCCAGGGCGTGTGCGCCCACGGCCTCGATCCAGTGCGGAAGTCCTTGCTGGTACGCGGCGTTCATGAGGGGATCCGCCGCGATGTCCCGGCGAATGGCCTGAAGGCAGCGGTCCTGGCCGTGGGTGTCGACCGCCGAGGAGAACTGGGCGAGCAGCGGCAGACACCAGCTCGTCTCGTGCTCCGCGAGCACCGAGGCAGCGTCCGGGTGGAAGAGCACGAAGCGCAGGAAGTTGTGGCGCGGCATGGCCGTCGGGTGCGGCCTGACCCCCTGGAACAGGCTGTCGTACGCCGAGTTGGCGATCAGGACGTCCCAGCGGTGGTCGATGACCAGGGAGGGGAAGGGCAGGGCGTACAGCATGGTGGCGTAGTCGCGCAGATACGCCTGGGCCGCCGGGTCGGCCGCGGGGCCGCAGGGGCCGCCTGTTGCCGCGTCGCTCACCATGGACACTCGTCCCTGAGGTTCGTCCTGGAGGGCGTTGTGACCTTCGAGACCATCGGGATGCTGCCCCTCCCATGGAGCGTGGCCGGCCGGCTGCTGCAAGGCGATCCTGCTGCCCGCGCAGAGATCATGTCAACAATCGTGGCATTTGCTGAACGTGGCCGATCAGTTCACGCCACAACTGTGGCAACTCCTGGCTGGGGAATGGCTGAAGGGGCTAGTGTCCGGAACCTCAGAGTCAGCCACGTCAGTCAGCTTCTCAACGAGGAGAGCCCGGTGCCAGAAGGCTTCTCGGTCGCGGGCCTGGCGGGTGCCGGACCGCTTGCGGCAACCGTCGCCCGTGTCGCCGAACTCGCCGGCCAGCTCGGCCTGAGCCGTGAAGAGGTGTTCGGCCTGCAGCAGCTGTCCGCGCAGTCGGGCGTCCTGCCCCACGTGGTCAAGGCGCTGCTCGAAGGCCGGCCGGCCGGCGAGCCCGATCTGCAGGCCCGCTTCCTGCAGCGCTTCGACCTGCTGCGCCGCACCCGGCTGAAGCCGAACGGCCGCCGCTACACCCAGCAGGAGATCGCGGACGGCGCCGGCATGTCCCGCCAGCAGGCGGGCGCCCTCATCCACGGCGACCGGCGCCCCACCATGGAGCACTGCGCCGCCATCCAGCGCTTCTTCCAGGTGCACGCCGGCTTCCTCACGGCCGAGGACTCCGACGCGCTCGCCGGCGCCCTGCAGCGCACCGAGCAGGAACTGCTCCTGCGTCTCGCCGCCCAGGAGCGCGAGCCCGCCGTCGCCCTGCAGGGCCGAAGCGGAGCCGAGGACACGGCGGACGACCCGCTGCAGCGCCTACTCCAGGACCACGGCGTACGCGGGATCGCCTGGCGCGCCGCCCAGCTGCCCACGGACGAGCACCGGGACAAGGTGGCGGAATGGCTCGACATGTTGCTTGAGAGCGTCAGGCGGCCGGAGTCCTGATGCGGTGCTCATGCGGGTGTACGAACGGCGTCGGGAAGGCGCGGATGCGGGGCGAACGGTGGCCATAGACAAGGGGATGCGCCGGCTGTGCAGCGAGTTGGTCGGCGGGATCGACCTGCCCGCGCCTGCGGAGCCGACCGATCTGTACCGCGCGCTCTGCGACGGTATGAGCGTCCGCCGTGGCCGCCCGGTCAGATTCCGCACCGCGGTCTTCCCGCCGGGCACGGCCAGCGGTCTCTGGCTGGACATGGCCGAACAGGACCTCGTCGTGATCGAGGAGCGTACCGCCCCTGATCATCAACTGGTCATCCTCGGCCACGAGTTGTGGCACATGGAGGCCGGAAGCTGCAGCCACCTCGCGGAGGGCGCAGGAGTGGCCGGGCGGCTGCTCTCGGAGGACGCCGACCTGCAGGCCGCCGTCGGCAAGGTCGCCGCGCGCACGCGCTTCGCGCTGGCCGAGGAGAACGCCGCGGAGAGTTTCGGGCTGTTGCTCGCCAGCAAGTGCCGGGCGTGGCTCGTGGGCACGGGGACCTCCGATGTGGCGGGCGCGGGACGCGATGTGCTCGCCGGGCGTATCGAGGCTTCACTCGGCTCACGCCGTCCGCGACGCTAGGGCGTGTCCGGCGGATCTTCGCGGAAGAGCCCGCGGCGTCTGGTGCGTGCTCTCGGCGTGCGCCCGGATCGCCCTCGTACTGGACGTACTTGGGTGATTCGGGAGTGCGGCGAGCGGGGGCACCCCCGGCCGGAGGCTGGGGGCGCGTGCCAGGCGTCGTGGGCCCGCGAAGACCCGCCGGACAGGCCCTAGGGAGTTCCGGCGCGGCGACCGTCAGGTCGTCAGGGCACCTCGACCGGCGGTGACGCCACCAGGCTTCGCTCCGCCACGGTCAGCGGCGGCTGGGCCAGCGCGCTGCGGCGCGGGCCGCGCAGGGCGGTGAGCACGACCGTCGGGCGGAAGAGCGTGGTCGCGGGCGCCGACAGCGTCATCACGTCGAGCAGGGCCCGGGTGGCGTACGGGCGGGCGGTCGCGGTCAGGGTCAGGCGGTCGATGTACTTCTGGGCGACGCGGTCCAGGGCCTTCGGCTGGGTCCCGGTGGCGCCGGGGTAGAGGATGTCCTGGCCGGTGGCCATCTGCCAGGCCATGTCGGTGGGTGTCGCCACCTCGCGCTGGACCCGGCGGGCAAGGCCCGGGCTGTGCAGTCCGTGCCGGCGCAGCTCGGTGCGCAGGGCCAGGGCGCTGAGCGCGGCCACCGACATCCCGTGTCCGTAGACGGGGTTGTACGTGGCGACGGCATCACCGAGCGCGATGAACCCGTCCGGCAGGGCGTTTCGCTCGTAGAAGCGGCGCCGGTTGAGGGTGCTGCGCGTCACCAGGATCTCGTCGCTGAGCGGAGTGGTGTGCGTGATCAGCTCACCCACGATGGGGTGGCGGACGCTGCGGGCGAACGCCTCGAAGGCCGCGGGGTCCTTGGTGGGCTCCCCACCGCGGGTGCCCGACAGCGTCACCAGCCAGCGGCCGCCCTCGATGGGGGCGATGATGGTGCCCCGGCCCGGGCGCCCGGTATTGGCCCGGGGCTGCACATTCACCAGCGGATAGTTCTCGGTGCCGGCCGGCGCCGCGTAGATGCGTGTCGCATAGGCCACCCCGGAGTCCACTTCGGCCTCCTGGATGCCCGTGACGCCCAGGTCGGCCAGCCAGGAGACGGCCCGGGTGCCCCGGCCGCCGGCGTCCACGACAAGGTCGGCCGCCAAGTCCTCGACCCGGCCGGTGCTCTCCGCTCCCTCGGTGCTCCCCGCGTGCGGGCTCCGGTCGTGCAGCCGTACGCCGGTGACCCGCGCTGCGCTGCCGAGCAGCGCCGTCACGGTGACCTGCTCGCGCACCCGCACCGCGGGGTGGGCGAGGACGCGCTTGCGGATGCACCAGTCGAGCAGGTCGCGGCTGCACGAGATGAGGAACTGGAGTTCGGTCGGCCAGCGTCTGAACCAGCCCTGTGGCGTCATGGAGACGAGCCCGCCGGGCAGGGGGATTCTTCGTGCGCCGGCCGCGATCCACTCATCGATGATGCCGGGAAGGATGTTGTCGATGGCGCGCGCGCCGCCCGACCACAGCACGTGCGCATGGGGGGCCTGGGGAAGGCCGCGCCGTGGCGCGGGCGTCGTGGGCAGCACGTCGCGTTCGGCGATCACCACCTCGTCGCAGCGTTCGGCGAGTACGGCCGCCGTCAGCATGCCCGTCAGCCCTCCGCCGATGACGACGACGCGACGGGGTCGACGAGCGGACGCGGAGCGGCTGGGCGTGGTCATCGGTGGGCCCCTTCTGTGGCATTTTCCTGATGGCGGAAGTGCTCGACTATGCGGGAGCGCTGCATGGCCCGGGAGATCGCCACCAGTTCGTGCGGGTTCGGGGTGAGGAGGCTCGACGGAGTCCGTCCGGGGTCGGACCCGGCCGGTCCGTCGGGAGCGCGCAACTCCGCCTGAACCGCCGCGGCAAGCATGGCCGCACCACCGATGATGTCGGCATCCTGGACCCGGTGCCCGTCCTTCCTCGCCCGGGCCACGGCTGCGGCGTGCACCTCGGCGTCGAGGTAGGGGCCCAGACGCAACAGGCCGTCGCGGACCAGGGTTTCGCGCGCCGTCTTGCGCAGCGTCAGGGAGGACCACGGTGGCAGGCGGACTTCGTGCACCTGCCCGTGCACCGCGTGCAGTTCGCGCATGAGCGGACCGAGGCTGCGGTAGGTGCGCCAGTCGTGCCAGGCCCCGGCGGCGCGAGGGCCGGCGAGCGGCAGTACGAAGCCCATGGTGGCCAGAACGCCGCCCACGGCGGCGAGTGGCGGCGACACATTGGTGCTCAACGCATCCCAGTCCGCCCCCGCCCAGCGTGCGCCGACCGCGGCGAGCTTGCAGATGGCGTAGCCCGACGTGATGCCGTAGGCCACCGTCAGCCAGACAAGGCCGCCCTTCAGCCAACTGCTCACCTGCAGCGACCAGCGCCAGCACAGCACCGCCATGAGCACACAGGAACTGCCCATGAACGACACGTACAGCACGATCATTTCCCGGATGAACGGCGCATTGGCGTAGTACGTGTCGAAGTCCTTGAGCCGTTCCACGGGCGTGGAACCAAGGGAGAACAGGATGAGGATGAGGACGGAGACGATCACGCAGGCGACCGTGGCGCTCATGACCGCCCGGCGCCTCATCCTGGGTGCGCCGCCGTGCCAGGAGATGAGGAGGATGAAGCAGGACGTGG
Proteins encoded in this window:
- a CDS encoding MmyB family transcriptional regulator; its protein translation is MVSDAATGGPCGPAADPAAQAYLRDYATMLYALPFPSLVIDHRWDVLIANSAYDSLFQGVRPHPTAMPRHNFLRFVLFHPDAASVLAEHETSWCLPLLAQFSSAVDTHGQDRCLQAIRRDIAADPLMNAAYQQGLPHWIEAVGAHALDHDGAVRPLHHPDHEHGRTTCRIITETPSALAELGLTRLTLVVRDTGAPAPRRGTPHLRIV
- a CDS encoding helix-turn-helix transcriptional regulator, which codes for MPEGFSVAGLAGAGPLAATVARVAELAGQLGLSREEVFGLQQLSAQSGVLPHVVKALLEGRPAGEPDLQARFLQRFDLLRRTRLKPNGRRYTQQEIADGAGMSRQQAGALIHGDRRPTMEHCAAIQRFFQVHAGFLTAEDSDALAGALQRTEQELLLRLAAQEREPAVALQGRSGAEDTADDPLQRLLQDHGVRGIAWRAAQLPTDEHRDKVAEWLDMLLESVRRPES
- a CDS encoding toxin-antitoxin system, toxin component is translated as MRRLCSELVGGIDLPAPAEPTDLYRALCDGMSVRRGRPVRFRTAVFPPGTASGLWLDMAEQDLVVIEERTAPDHQLVILGHELWHMEAGSCSHLAEGAGVAGRLLSEDADLQAAVGKVAARTRFALAEENAAESFGLLLASKCRAWLVGTGTSDVAGAGRDVLAGRIEASLGSRRPRR
- a CDS encoding NAD(P)/FAD-dependent oxidoreductase; translated protein: MTTPSRSASARRPRRVVVIGGGLTGMLTAAVLAERCDEVVIAERDVLPTTPAPRRGLPQAPHAHVLWSGGARAIDNILPGIIDEWIAAGARRIPLPGGLVSMTPQGWFRRWPTELQFLISCSRDLLDWCIRKRVLAHPAVRVREQVTVTALLGSAARVTGVRLHDRSPHAGSTEGAESTGRVEDLAADLVVDAGGRGTRAVSWLADLGVTGIQEAEVDSGVAYATRIYAAPAGTENYPLVNVQPRANTGRPGRGTIIAPIEGGRWLVTLSGTRGGEPTKDPAAFEAFARSVRHPIVGELITHTTPLSDEILVTRSTLNRRRFYERNALPDGFIALGDAVATYNPVYGHGMSVAALSALALRTELRRHGLHSPGLARRVQREVATPTDMAWQMATGQDILYPGATGTQPKALDRVAQKYIDRLTLTATARPYATRALLDVMTLSAPATTLFRPTVVLTALRGPRRSALAQPPLTVAERSLVASPPVEVP
- a CDS encoding MAB_1171c family putative transporter, whose protein sequence is MRDTDYYIPAVILGLGLLAKVPGLIRRWRDPLVWVLCLLMFLGSMVFTFAAPPTIRRVNALTGVVNLSAPMDYVITTTLATSCFILLISWHGGAPRMRRRAVMSATVACVIVSVLILILFSLGSTPVERLKDFDTYYANAPFIREMIVLYVSFMGSSCVLMAVLCWRWSLQVSSWLKGGLVWLTVAYGITSGYAICKLAAVGARWAGADWDALSTNVSPPLAAVGGVLATMGFVLPLAGPRAAGAWHDWRTYRSLGPLMRELHAVHGQVHEVRLPPWSSLTLRKTARETLVRDGLLRLGPYLDAEVHAAAVARARKDGHRVQDADIIGGAAMLAAAVQAELRAPDGPAGSDPGRTPSSLLTPNPHELVAISRAMQRSRIVEHFRHQENATEGAHR